One region of Acaryochloris thomasi RCC1774 genomic DNA includes:
- a CDS encoding DUF1822 family protein — MTDIFSELVSDFAVVQPQAIELKESQIEQALQWSQVATSEEQQWQLYLQGLALQNFEQWLQTRDSALSVQRIRGSLPSDVPFLPAVMLEVDHFRLCLLINGSLSDTQVTVPQAVVDLPAFTAHIYALVEVQEELDQSVVTACMRHDQLAQQIATLKPQLDWSYTVPRNWFNSSPDDLLLWLRCLAPEAIPLASTIESSSRQVDLEPLLSQLKTSKHLWQVLNWEQAAAVLQNSEQTNWLQRALQSRDFVMQASEAMENLASSLNPINTALWLQQTVENWTRAWVLVPSLALRSKTSEMEQPEEISVLISELQHQGVEIPATAAGAYRDLSLGSAQLRLSIVVWSSEAEWTLLLLLGPQPKTELSNTVRLQICDADKMLTDLTLSPENQETCLYSMVSGALDEQFWATLILEPPDPQTIMKLAPFRFEPPQS, encoded by the coding sequence ATGACTGATATCTTCTCTGAATTAGTGTCAGATTTTGCGGTGGTGCAACCGCAGGCCATTGAACTCAAAGAGTCGCAGATTGAGCAGGCACTGCAGTGGAGTCAGGTTGCGACGAGTGAAGAGCAACAGTGGCAGCTTTATTTGCAGGGGCTGGCCTTGCAAAACTTTGAGCAGTGGCTTCAGACCCGAGACTCAGCGCTATCGGTACAGCGGATTCGGGGTTCCTTGCCTTCAGACGTTCCGTTTTTGCCCGCCGTCATGCTGGAGGTTGATCACTTCCGGCTCTGTTTGCTGATCAACGGTAGCTTGAGCGATACCCAAGTGACTGTTCCGCAGGCGGTAGTGGACCTGCCAGCATTTACGGCTCATATTTATGCACTAGTAGAGGTTCAGGAGGAACTCGATCAGAGCGTCGTAACGGCTTGTATGCGCCACGATCAGTTAGCACAGCAAATAGCGACCCTCAAACCGCAATTGGACTGGTCTTATACAGTGCCGAGGAACTGGTTCAATTCGAGTCCCGATGATCTATTACTGTGGCTGCGTTGTCTTGCTCCAGAAGCTATTCCACTAGCTTCAACAATAGAGAGTAGCTCAAGACAAGTTGATTTGGAGCCACTACTGTCTCAACTGAAAACCAGCAAGCATCTATGGCAGGTGCTCAATTGGGAACAGGCGGCTGCCGTTCTGCAGAATAGTGAGCAAACTAATTGGCTACAGCGGGCGCTCCAGTCTCGTGATTTTGTCATGCAGGCATCAGAAGCGATGGAGAATTTGGCATCAAGCCTCAACCCCATCAATACAGCCTTATGGTTACAGCAGACTGTAGAGAACTGGACAAGAGCCTGGGTCTTAGTGCCGTCTCTGGCCCTGCGGTCCAAGACTTCAGAGATGGAGCAGCCGGAGGAAATTTCAGTTCTGATCAGTGAACTGCAGCATCAGGGCGTTGAGATCCCAGCGACAGCGGCGGGGGCCTATCGAGATTTATCGCTAGGCTCAGCACAATTGCGTCTCTCCATTGTGGTGTGGTCTTCTGAAGCTGAATGGACTCTGCTGCTGCTTTTGGGACCGCAGCCCAAGACAGAACTCAGCAATACAGTGCGGCTACAGATCTGTGATGCAGACAAAATGCTGACGGACCTCACGCTGAGTCCAGAGAACCAGGAAACGTGTCTCTATTCAATGGTGAGTGGTGCTTTGGATGAGCAATTCTGGGCGACATTGATCCTAGAGCCTCCAGATCCGCAAACGATAATGAAGCTGGCTCCCTTTAGGTTTGAGCCACCGCAGTCATGA
- a CDS encoding CHASE2 domain-containing protein: MSVRQTYRLKVQQVEQACLFDLSWGKGQQLSAQVSYPEALEAAYATWVRCYLFFYKNLSLDAATELRGKLKATGRITPVGVDWQAELVQAEAELLQQLHHWLRSAELYEIRSAIRQPADLLLVCEPLSLARLPWEMWDLGNVRIARCPANVRATSNRSPHQRRRVRVLAILGDEKGLDFAADRAAVKALAPKAEVQFVGWQPGLSIPELKRQICDAISDPLGWDILFFAGHSNETNLTGGELAIAPNTLITIKEIAPHLKQLQEKGLQLAIFNSCSGLSIAISLIDLGLSQVAVMREPIHNRVAQVFLGRFLKHLNSYQDAHDALCSAVVGLQHEENLSYPSAHLIPSFFRHPESKPFRLQPMGIRQYIRPWLPTRREAVTLAILIVLSLWPSLQRTLLDQRILAQSVYRMLTDQIPAQTTPPLTLVQIDDASIQKAGIRDPKPMDRAYLAKLVDRLVAHKSQVIGIDYLLDRQQPQSDPLLASAVRSAVAQQNTWLVFASTIQPNGLEIGVNPKTEIASPTWSLQAHIHGQPTHIELPRDDCRQACPFAYLIAMLTAYQENGTGLVGPSLENKKKLKSHFLNDAQQLSEPKLDFIQKQQQAWLSLGSYYLKQQWLDPILDFSIPPEQAYQSIPAWQLLATKQEENLSSVVIVAPGGYKEAGVNQSDNFAIPLALQFWRASLSENDGNLDRAVFTGGEAHAYMVHHLLQKRLVIPIPNLWMVLLMSFLGKVISLRWGYSRPIKWWQILGVGTGTTGIYSLISLQGYLSASVLFPVLLPSMTVLLYLLPLRGRRNHG; the protein is encoded by the coding sequence ATGAGTGTGCGCCAGACCTATCGACTGAAGGTACAGCAGGTTGAGCAAGCTTGCCTTTTCGATTTGTCTTGGGGCAAGGGGCAGCAGTTGTCGGCCCAGGTTAGCTATCCTGAGGCATTGGAGGCGGCTTATGCAACCTGGGTTCGCTGCTATCTTTTCTTTTATAAGAACCTCTCTCTTGATGCAGCAACGGAACTAAGGGGAAAGCTGAAGGCAACGGGACGGATTACGCCTGTGGGTGTGGACTGGCAAGCTGAGCTGGTGCAGGCGGAGGCGGAGCTACTGCAGCAACTCCATCACTGGCTGCGGAGTGCGGAGCTGTATGAAATTCGGTCGGCTATTCGACAACCGGCTGATCTGTTATTGGTCTGTGAGCCATTATCACTCGCACGGCTCCCCTGGGAAATGTGGGATTTAGGCAACGTCAGGATTGCTCGCTGTCCGGCAAATGTAAGGGCTACAAGTAATAGGTCACCTCACCAACGGCGGCGAGTGAGGGTGCTAGCGATTTTGGGGGATGAGAAAGGGCTCGATTTTGCTGCAGATCGCGCTGCGGTAAAGGCTCTAGCACCGAAGGCAGAGGTACAGTTTGTGGGCTGGCAGCCAGGGCTATCGATTCCTGAATTAAAGCGGCAAATTTGTGATGCGATTTCAGACCCTCTAGGCTGGGATATCTTGTTTTTTGCGGGCCACAGCAATGAAACAAACTTGACGGGAGGGGAACTTGCGATCGCACCCAACACCCTGATCACGATTAAGGAAATTGCCCCCCACTTAAAGCAACTGCAGGAAAAAGGGCTGCAGCTTGCTATTTTCAATTCATGCAGTGGTTTGAGCATTGCGATCTCGCTGATTGACTTAGGCCTTAGTCAGGTTGCTGTGATGCGAGAGCCGATTCACAATCGGGTGGCACAGGTTTTTCTAGGCCGGTTCCTTAAGCATCTGAACAGTTATCAAGATGCCCATGATGCGCTATGTTCTGCGGTGGTGGGTCTGCAGCACGAAGAGAACCTTTCTTATCCATCGGCACACTTAATTCCTTCGTTCTTTCGCCACCCAGAGTCCAAGCCTTTTCGGCTACAGCCGATGGGGATAAGACAGTACATTCGACCTTGGCTACCCACGCGTCGAGAAGCTGTTACCTTGGCCATCCTCATTGTGTTGAGCTTATGGCCTTCACTGCAACGAACCTTGTTAGACCAGCGCATTCTGGCCCAGTCCGTTTATCGGATGCTCACAGATCAGATACCGGCTCAAACGACGCCACCGCTGACACTTGTACAAATTGATGATGCTTCTATTCAAAAGGCAGGCATCCGGGATCCAAAGCCGATGGATCGGGCTTATCTAGCTAAGCTGGTGGATCGATTGGTCGCGCATAAAAGCCAGGTTATTGGAATTGATTATCTATTGGATCGTCAGCAGCCTCAATCGGATCCACTTTTAGCGTCTGCAGTTCGGTCTGCGGTTGCCCAACAAAATACTTGGCTCGTTTTTGCCTCAACAATACAACCCAATGGTTTAGAAATCGGGGTTAATCCGAAGACCGAGATTGCATCACCGACTTGGAGCCTGCAAGCACACATACATGGTCAACCCACTCATATCGAGTTGCCTAGGGATGATTGCCGTCAAGCCTGTCCGTTCGCATATCTCATTGCGATGTTGACGGCATATCAAGAGAATGGAACGGGTCTAGTGGGGCCTAGTCTAGAGAATAAGAAAAAGTTAAAATCGCATTTTCTCAATGATGCTCAGCAACTCTCAGAGCCAAAGCTTGACTTTATTCAGAAGCAACAACAAGCTTGGCTTTCACTTGGTTCTTACTATTTAAAACAGCAGTGGCTGGACCCAATTCTAGATTTTTCGATACCACCAGAGCAGGCCTACCAGAGTATTCCAGCTTGGCAACTGCTAGCGACGAAGCAGGAAGAGAACTTGTCTTCAGTAGTAATCGTGGCTCCTGGCGGGTATAAAGAGGCTGGAGTCAATCAGTCTGATAACTTTGCAATACCTTTGGCTCTGCAGTTTTGGAGAGCATCTTTATCTGAGAATGATGGGAATTTGGACAGAGCGGTTTTTACGGGCGGGGAGGCACATGCCTATATGGTGCATCATCTTCTGCAGAAACGCTTGGTGATTCCGATTCCAAATTTATGGATGGTTTTGCTGATGTCGTTTTTGGGAAAGGTAATCAGCTTAAGATGGGGTTATTCGCGACCTATTAAGTGGTGGCAAATACTTGGGGTGGGAACGGGTACAACAGGTATTTATAGCCTGATTAGTTTACAGGGATATCTTTCAGCATCGGTTTTGTTTCCGGTTTTACTGCCGTCAATGACGGTTTTACTTTATCTTTTACCGCTTAGGGGTAGGCGTAATCATGGATAA
- a CDS encoding two-partner secretion domain-containing protein — MFDFWKAFFALYLVILFDVSLAEMTCAQVFGDTTLPVRTVVSDTGSDDFTITGGTLIGGQNLFHSFKKFSVPPGKSVVFRNRNVENIIGRVTGSSPSIIEGLVNVRANFFLLNPNGIVLGDGAQIDVSGSLLLSTANRLDFEDGSFFDTDISKPLTLTMRLPVGLYIGRSSKNIQILKDSGNPFFDFQVGDSFLVLGNGVHFQNAVLSVPSRSVEIGSVSGPTVVGLDLSGDSPSLDFSDNNLLEDISFSNGSAINTSGFINGPIRLYGRRISFDNNSALAALNFGDMPGEDLDIVATESLVVRNFSSINSINLGENGIAGDINIDTKRLILSNASFIDSSSNGLGSSGDLNVKASELIEIRGDGAFSSLTSFSRGKKAGDIKLSTRRLVLLDGAQVNSTVTDGAIGNAGELTINASESINIIGQGVAANGQAVSSTLFSATTGLGTTGNGGDINVSTKRLSIQGGGNISVASTYGSQGRAGSIDIAASESVALQDPESTLSAESGSLLGAGNLSISTSDFSLEQGAQVSSSSTGSGPAGSLVVTAETIRLADLGSLSATTNSAEGNIKLKASSIFLLDNSAITTNAAEAATGGNIILNSDVIFAQNNSDITANATEGAGGLVELTAQGIFGLTPRTLADFENANIPADPALLSTSDVTAFSQLGGPTLSGTVIFQTPETDPSDGLIDLPVNVVDASQLVAQGCAPNGGVVASELSELIITGRGGLPTNPAQDLNNESVLTNWVVHNPQATSIIQSSALESPTISIASAPTSPQIIEAQGWKTNSEGQLMLTAESKTPPTAIVGLPANCQPS; from the coding sequence ATGTTTGATTTTTGGAAAGCTTTTTTTGCATTGTACCTTGTTATTTTGTTCGATGTATCTTTGGCCGAAATGACTTGTGCACAAGTCTTTGGTGATACAACATTGCCTGTTCGAACAGTTGTTTCCGACACGGGATCGGATGATTTTACTATTACCGGCGGCACTCTAATCGGTGGTCAAAATCTTTTTCATAGTTTTAAAAAATTTTCTGTACCTCCAGGTAAATCTGTCGTGTTTAGAAATAGGAATGTTGAAAATATCATTGGAAGAGTAACGGGCTCTTCGCCATCTATAATTGAGGGTCTAGTTAATGTAAGAGCGAATTTTTTCTTGCTCAATCCCAATGGAATTGTACTTGGAGACGGTGCTCAGATAGATGTTTCTGGTTCCTTGCTTCTATCTACTGCTAATCGGCTTGACTTTGAAGATGGAAGTTTCTTTGATACTGATATTTCAAAGCCGCTAACGTTGACTATGAGACTCCCTGTCGGTTTGTATATTGGCAGGAGTTCAAAAAATATTCAAATCTTGAAAGATTCTGGTAATCCTTTTTTTGACTTTCAGGTGGGTGATTCTTTCCTTGTCTTAGGGAACGGAGTGCATTTTCAAAATGCTGTTCTTTCTGTTCCATCACGTAGCGTTGAGATAGGAAGTGTTTCAGGTCCAACTGTGGTTGGCTTGGATCTTTCGGGAGATAGTCCGTCACTGGACTTTTCTGATAATAATTTACTTGAAGATATTTCTTTCTCGAATGGTTCTGCTATTAATACTTCTGGGTTTATTAATGGCCCTATTCGGTTGTATGGAAGGAGGATTTCTTTTGATAATAACTCTGCACTGGCTGCACTAAACTTTGGCGATATGCCTGGAGAAGATTTAGATATAGTAGCTACTGAGTCTCTTGTCGTTAGGAATTTTAGTTCAATTAATTCTATTAATCTAGGTGAAAATGGTATAGCTGGAGATATTAATATTGACACGAAAAGATTGATTCTTAGTAATGCTTCTTTTATTGATAGTAGTAGTAATGGTCTAGGATCTTCAGGGGATTTAAATGTCAAGGCTTCAGAACTCATAGAAATTCGTGGAGATGGTGCTTTTAGTTCATTGACATCATTCTCAAGAGGTAAAAAAGCTGGTGATATTAAACTAAGTACGAGAAGGCTAGTGTTACTTGACGGAGCACAAGTAAATAGTACGGTTACGGATGGAGCGATAGGGAATGCGGGAGAATTGACTATCAATGCTTCTGAGTCTATAAATATTATTGGTCAGGGTGTTGCCGCTAATGGCCAAGCAGTTTCTAGTACTTTATTTTCTGCAACTACTGGACTAGGGACTACTGGAAACGGTGGTGATATAAATGTGAGTACGAAAAGGCTCTCTATTCAGGGCGGAGGGAATATTTCAGTTGCATCTACTTATGGTAGTCAAGGGCGTGCTGGAAGTATTGATATTGCTGCTTCTGAGTCTGTAGCGCTGCAAGATCCTGAAAGTACTTTAAGTGCTGAAAGTGGGAGTCTTCTTGGGGCTGGAAATTTATCAATAAGCACGAGTGATTTTAGTTTGGAGCAAGGTGCCCAAGTTAGTAGTAGTTCAACTGGTAGCGGCCCGGCGGGTTCACTGGTCGTAACTGCTGAGACTATTCGTCTTGCCGATCTTGGATCTTTAAGTGCGACTACAAATTCTGCTGAAGGTAATATTAAGCTTAAAGCGAGCAGTATTTTCTTGCTCGACAACAGTGCAATTACAACGAATGCTGCAGAAGCGGCCACTGGTGGAAATATCATACTTAACAGTGATGTGATCTTTGCCCAGAATAATAGCGACATCACTGCCAATGCTACGGAGGGGGCGGGAGGACTGGTCGAACTGACAGCTCAAGGTATCTTTGGCTTAACACCACGCACCTTGGCCGACTTTGAGAACGCGAATATTCCTGCTGATCCAGCTTTACTATCAACCAGCGACGTGACAGCCTTCTCTCAACTTGGTGGACCAACTCTCAGTGGCACAGTCATATTTCAGACCCCTGAGACGGATCCTAGTGATGGATTAATCGACTTGCCCGTCAATGTTGTTGATGCTTCGCAACTTGTTGCCCAAGGCTGTGCACCCAATGGTGGTGTTGTAGCTAGTGAACTCAGTGAATTGATCATTACAGGGCGTGGTGGTTTACCAACAAATCCTGCCCAAGATCTCAACAACGAATCTGTGCTGACAAACTGGGTTGTTCATAACCCGCAGGCAACCTCAATTATCCAATCATCTGCCTTGGAATCTCCGACTATTTCAATAGCTTCAGCTCCAACATCCCCTCAAATTATTGAGGCTCAAGGCTGGAAGACCAACTCTGAAGGCCAACTTATGCTCACTGCCGAATCCAAAACACCCCCAACTGCGATCGTAGGTTTGCCTGCTAACTGTCAGCCATCTTGA
- a CDS encoding CHAT domain-containing protein, which yields MAGLWGAVPVCLAVPVLAKTELKLSNLVVQFNDLDQQGKDLFERKKFAEAASVLEQAVDSHKAKGDHVSQAVTLSNLSLVYEQLGQWPQANHAIAMSVNLLKADGLEPDTSLLPTLAQALNIQGRLQLSQGKAQEALATWKQAESAFAQIKNAGGVTRSLINQAQALQSLGLYRRAIASLAEITATLSEAAPSRDQVVALRSFGDALRIGGELEQSKEVLQKSLEMARQLQLLQESQAAQLSLGNTLRALGNSEQAQEQYQSAASGAGLVPIQVQLNQLSLQIDEQQWSAAQDGWPQIEQGLSQQPSSRSTVYAYLNLTDSLMKLRRLSPVTAPNAWHIAELLVRARQQAQRLGDSQTESYVVGALGSLYEQEQQWATAEKLTRRALVLSKNIPEGAFRWQWQLGRLLKVKGDRQGAIASYSGAVETLQSLRRDLVAINPEVQFTFRDSVEPIHRQLVSLLLDAETEQPSTKNLEVARLTIESLQLAELDNFFREACLDANPVLIDEIDPQAAVVYPIILPDRLAVIVSLPGEGLKLFSTDVPQALVERTVDRFRLALGQPNSPRVIPLAQQIYDWLLRPVAKDLAVSDVETLVFVQDGVLRNIPMAALHDGLEYLVEKYATALTPGLQLIEPKSLLSSRPKVLIAGLSEPQDGFSALVHVPSEIESVERQSKGRSLLNETFTQLRLQSTLDKEFFPVVHLATHGQFSSRLDETFLLTWEGRINANQLRGILQTNELQRGGVELLVLSACETAVGDEMAALGLAGIAMRSGTRSTIATLWQVNDQATTVLMRGFYQNLAQDFTTTAEALRQAKISILKQGEDNGNPYYWSPFILLGSWQ from the coding sequence GTGGCTGGTTTGTGGGGTGCTGTTCCAGTCTGTTTAGCCGTTCCCGTTTTGGCTAAGACTGAACTAAAGCTATCTAATTTAGTGGTTCAGTTTAATGACTTGGATCAGCAGGGGAAAGACCTGTTTGAACGTAAAAAATTTGCTGAGGCTGCTTCTGTCTTGGAGCAGGCTGTCGACTCGCATAAGGCAAAAGGCGATCACGTCTCTCAGGCTGTGACGCTCAGTAATTTATCGCTGGTCTATGAGCAGTTGGGGCAGTGGCCTCAGGCGAATCATGCTATTGCGATGAGTGTCAATTTGCTGAAGGCGGATGGGCTTGAACCCGATACGTCTTTATTGCCGACTCTTGCGCAGGCACTGAACATTCAAGGGCGGTTGCAGCTCTCGCAGGGCAAAGCGCAGGAGGCACTGGCCACTTGGAAGCAGGCTGAGTCAGCTTTTGCTCAGATAAAGAATGCTGGAGGCGTGACCCGAAGTCTGATTAATCAAGCGCAGGCGCTGCAGTCTTTGGGGCTATACCGGAGAGCTATCGCAAGTCTGGCTGAGATTACGGCGACGTTATCAGAGGCTGCACCTTCGCGGGATCAGGTTGTGGCTTTGCGGAGCTTTGGTGATGCGCTGCGAATTGGAGGAGAGCTTGAGCAGTCAAAAGAGGTTCTGCAAAAGAGTCTAGAAATGGCGCGTCAGCTTCAGCTATTGCAAGAAAGTCAGGCTGCTCAGCTGAGCCTTGGCAATACGCTGAGGGCATTGGGAAATTCTGAACAGGCTCAAGAGCAGTATCAATCTGCAGCGTCAGGGGCGGGTTTGGTGCCGATTCAGGTGCAGCTTAATCAGTTGAGTTTGCAGATTGATGAGCAACAGTGGTCTGCCGCTCAAGATGGCTGGCCGCAGATTGAGCAAGGGCTGTCTCAACAGCCCAGTAGCCGTTCTACAGTTTATGCCTATCTCAATTTGACTGACAGTCTGATGAAGCTGCGGCGGTTGAGTCCTGTGACTGCTCCTAATGCGTGGCACATTGCTGAGCTTTTGGTTAGGGCTCGACAGCAGGCGCAGAGGTTAGGAGATTCGCAGACGGAATCCTATGTGGTGGGGGCTTTGGGGTCGCTTTATGAGCAGGAGCAGCAGTGGGCAACGGCGGAGAAGCTGACGCGGCGGGCGTTAGTGCTGTCAAAAAATATTCCAGAGGGTGCGTTTCGTTGGCAGTGGCAGTTGGGGCGCTTACTGAAGGTCAAGGGTGATCGGCAAGGGGCAATCGCGTCTTATTCTGGGGCGGTGGAAACGCTGCAGTCTTTGCGCCGAGATTTGGTGGCGATCAACCCTGAGGTTCAGTTTACGTTTCGGGATAGTGTGGAACCGATCCATCGGCAGTTGGTTTCGCTGCTGTTAGATGCGGAGACGGAGCAGCCGAGTACAAAGAATCTGGAGGTGGCGCGGTTAACGATTGAGTCGCTGCAGTTGGCGGAGCTGGATAATTTCTTTCGGGAAGCTTGTTTGGATGCGAACCCGGTGTTGATTGATGAGATTGATCCGCAGGCGGCGGTGGTGTATCCGATTATTTTGCCGGATCGGTTGGCGGTGATTGTGAGTTTGCCGGGGGAGGGGTTGAAGCTTTTCTCGACTGATGTGCCGCAGGCTTTGGTGGAGCGTACGGTGGATCGGTTTCGGTTGGCGTTGGGACAGCCGAATAGTCCGAGGGTGATACCGTTGGCGCAGCAGATTTATGACTGGTTGTTGCGTCCGGTGGCTAAGGATTTGGCTGTGAGTGATGTGGAGACGCTGGTGTTTGTGCAGGATGGGGTTTTGCGGAATATTCCGATGGCGGCGTTGCATGATGGGTTGGAGTACTTGGTTGAGAAGTATGCGACTGCTTTAACGCCAGGGCTGCAGTTGATTGAGCCGAAGTCTTTGTTGTCGAGTCGCCCGAAGGTTTTGATTGCGGGGCTTTCTGAGCCTCAGGATGGGTTTAGTGCATTAGTGCATGTGCCATCAGAGATAGAAAGTGTTGAACGGCAGTCTAAAGGCCGTTCGTTGCTAAATGAGACTTTTACTCAGTTGAGACTGCAATCAACTTTAGATAAAGAGTTTTTCCCCGTAGTTCACTTGGCAACTCATGGGCAGTTTAGTTCTCGGTTAGATGAGACATTTTTGTTGACTTGGGAGGGGCGAATTAATGCGAATCAGTTAAGAGGAATACTGCAAACAAATGAATTGCAGAGGGGGGGGGTTGAGCTTCTCGTTTTGAGTGCCTGTGAAACAGCTGTGGGAGATGAAATGGCTGCGTTAGGCTTGGCTGGAATTGCTATGAGATCAGGAACGCGAAGTACGATAGCTACCTTGTGGCAGGTAAATGATCAGGCTACAACTGTCTTGATGCGTGGATTTTATCAAAATTTAGCACAGGACTTTACTACAACTGCAGAGGCACTTAGACAAGCGAAGATTTCGATATTAAAACAAGGAGAAGATAATGGAAATCCATATTATTGGAGTCCCTTTATTTTGTTAGGGAGTTGGCAATGA